Proteins co-encoded in one Pseudorhizobium banfieldiae genomic window:
- a CDS encoding sigma-54-dependent transcriptional regulator, with amino-acid sequence MSEQRVFLVDDEEELRRSTAQALELFGLPVVTFSNADHVLELMGYGFDGVVVTDIRMPGTDGMTLLHRIRDLDSEIPVILVTGHGDVQLAVKAMREGAYDFLEKPFTPQHLAGVIRRAMDRRGLVLENRRLRAVAGKRDDLEARLPGRTQVMVDLRYRIRAIGATDADTLIIGDTGAGKEVVARALHDISPRANRPFIAINCAALPENLIESELFGHEAGAFPGAIRARFGKFEHGRGGTILLDEIGSLPFDLQAKFLRVLQERVITRLGSNEVVPLDVRFIATSKVDLEAEVGAGRFRADLLYRLNVATIHVPSLEQRRADIPLLFLQLVREAAARYGREDAEVPPDVISAVAQREWPGNVRELRNAADRFVLGLDAGPGDPLIIREGSERLSDKVAAFERSVIASAIAAHGGALRPVYEMLGISRKTLYEKMQKYGLDKKMLSPEHAGSEDREG; translated from the coding sequence ATGAGCGAGCAGCGCGTCTTTCTGGTCGACGACGAGGAGGAGTTGCGCCGTTCAACAGCGCAGGCGCTGGAACTCTTCGGTCTGCCGGTCGTCACCTTTTCCAACGCCGACCATGTGCTGGAGCTCATGGGCTACGGCTTCGACGGCGTTGTAGTCACGGATATCCGGATGCCCGGAACGGACGGGATGACGCTGCTGCATCGGATTCGCGACCTCGACAGCGAAATCCCCGTCATCCTGGTCACTGGTCATGGCGATGTGCAACTGGCGGTGAAGGCGATGCGGGAGGGGGCCTACGACTTCCTGGAAAAGCCCTTCACCCCCCAGCACCTCGCTGGCGTGATCCGCAGGGCGATGGACAGACGAGGCCTGGTCCTCGAAAACAGGCGGTTGAGGGCGGTTGCCGGCAAGCGGGACGACCTTGAGGCGCGCTTGCCCGGCCGAACCCAGGTCATGGTGGATCTGCGATACCGGATCCGTGCCATCGGCGCGACGGATGCCGACACGCTGATCATCGGCGACACGGGGGCCGGCAAGGAGGTAGTCGCCCGTGCGCTGCACGATATCAGCCCAAGGGCAAACCGTCCCTTCATCGCGATCAACTGTGCGGCCTTGCCGGAGAACCTGATCGAAAGCGAGTTGTTCGGTCATGAGGCCGGGGCCTTTCCCGGTGCCATCCGGGCTCGCTTTGGCAAGTTCGAGCACGGGCGAGGCGGCACGATCCTGCTGGACGAGATCGGGTCGCTTCCCTTCGACTTGCAGGCGAAGTTCCTGCGTGTCCTGCAGGAACGTGTCATTACCCGCCTTGGATCGAATGAGGTCGTTCCGCTCGACGTACGGTTCATTGCCACCAGCAAGGTCGACCTGGAGGCAGAAGTGGGTGCCGGGCGCTTCCGTGCCGACCTTCTCTACCGTCTCAACGTGGCGACAATTCATGTCCCGTCGCTGGAACAGCGCCGTGCCGACATTCCACTCCTGTTCCTGCAACTGGTCCGTGAAGCAGCGGCCCGCTACGGCCGGGAAGATGCCGAGGTGCCGCCGGATGTGATATCCGCCGTTGCACAGAGGGAGTGGCCCGGCAACGTTCGGGAACTAAGGAATGCCGCGGATCGCTTCGTTCTGGGCTTGGACGCAGGTCCGGGTGACCCCTTGATTATCCGCGAGGGAAGCGAGAGGCTTTCCGACAAGGTGGCAGCCTTTGAGCGCAGCGTTATTGCCAGCGCCATTGCTGCGCATGGCGGAGCCCTGCGACCAGTCTATGAGATGCTCGGGATCTCGCGGAAGACTCTTTACGAGAAGATGCAGAAATACGGATTGGACAAGAAAATGCTCAGTCCAGAGCACGCGGGCTCGGAAGACCGCGAGGGCTGA
- a CDS encoding sensor histidine kinase has product MRRRTVILSLVFVALSLGVIFGGGEIVARRYMDETAAQAGTTLRLAVSALEGHLKRYEALPALIADQALVEELVQKPHDEQLRERTSRYLKEINTLLTSSDIYVMTPDGDTIAASNYDGPLSFVGENFSYRPYFQDAANGKQSRFYALGTTSLKRGYYFGSPIKVGGAVLGVIVFKVDIDGIERSWTGGDSRIFVSDPEGIIFMTGSPEWLYSAIEPLTPERLARTEASRRYADAWLRELPIRRGSYAGHESIAISDTAGEREYLVVSTLMQEAGWTVNVLMDTGTVRAQTKTTVVAILLFICLAALFMAIIMQRRARLNERMQMQAEAKHELERRVAERTADLARVNSRIEKEIAERRLTEQRLRQTQADLIQAGKLAGLGQMSAALSHEFNQPLAAAKTYAESADVLIELGRVDEARDNVRRISALIDRMASISRHLRNFARKPNEKLGAITVSEVVKDTCEIVDARLKIAKAELRIDLPPDLPQVRAGAVRLQQVLVNIITNAADVVEGQEHRVIELSAHHQAGKVVILVRDQGTGVAAAIRERIFDPFFTTKGVGKGLGLGLSISYNIIKDFGGSLTVSDHPDGGAVFRVELHAASEALKAAE; this is encoded by the coding sequence TTGCGTCGCCGTACCGTCATCCTGTCCCTAGTTTTTGTTGCACTCAGTCTCGGCGTGATATTCGGCGGTGGCGAGATCGTCGCGCGCCGGTACATGGACGAAACGGCTGCCCAGGCCGGCACGACGCTTCGTCTGGCGGTCTCGGCACTTGAAGGTCACTTGAAACGTTACGAAGCGCTGCCTGCGCTCATCGCCGATCAGGCACTGGTCGAGGAACTGGTGCAGAAGCCGCATGACGAGCAACTGCGGGAACGGACCAGCCGGTACCTGAAGGAGATCAACACCCTTCTCACGTCCTCCGACATCTATGTGATGACGCCGGACGGCGATACGATCGCGGCGAGCAATTATGACGGTCCGCTGAGCTTCGTCGGCGAGAATTTCAGCTACCGGCCCTATTTCCAGGACGCCGCGAACGGCAAGCAGTCTCGCTTCTATGCTTTGGGTACGACTTCGCTGAAGAGGGGCTATTATTTCGGTTCGCCGATCAAGGTGGGCGGTGCGGTGCTCGGCGTCATCGTCTTCAAGGTCGATATCGATGGCATCGAACGTTCCTGGACCGGCGGTGACAGCCGTATCTTCGTGTCGGATCCGGAAGGCATCATCTTCATGACCGGCTCGCCCGAATGGCTTTACTCGGCGATCGAGCCACTGACCCCGGAGCGTCTCGCCCGCACGGAAGCGTCTCGGCGGTATGCCGATGCCTGGCTGAGGGAGTTGCCGATCCGTCGCGGTAGCTATGCCGGACACGAAAGCATCGCGATTTCCGATACGGCCGGTGAGCGGGAATATCTGGTGGTATCGACCCTGATGCAGGAGGCAGGATGGACGGTCAACGTGCTCATGGATACCGGCACCGTCCGTGCTCAGACCAAGACCACCGTCGTGGCGATCCTCCTGTTCATCTGCCTCGCCGCACTCTTCATGGCAATCATCATGCAGCGCCGGGCGCGGCTGAACGAGCGGATGCAGATGCAGGCGGAGGCAAAGCATGAACTGGAGAGGCGGGTCGCGGAGCGGACGGCCGATCTTGCCCGCGTCAACAGTCGCATCGAAAAGGAGATCGCCGAGCGGCGACTGACGGAGCAGCGCCTTCGGCAGACGCAGGCCGATCTGATCCAGGCGGGCAAGCTCGCCGGGCTCGGGCAGATGTCGGCTGCCCTTTCGCACGAGTTCAACCAGCCGCTTGCGGCAGCGAAGACCTATGCCGAAAGCGCGGACGTCCTCATCGAACTGGGGCGTGTCGACGAGGCTCGTGACAATGTACGGCGTATCTCGGCACTGATCGATCGGATGGCATCGATCAGCAGGCATTTGCGCAACTTCGCTCGCAAGCCGAACGAGAAACTGGGTGCGATAACCGTCAGCGAGGTGGTGAAGGATACGTGCGAGATCGTCGATGCACGCCTGAAGATCGCCAAGGCGGAACTCAGGATCGACCTGCCGCCGGATCTGCCACAGGTCAGGGCAGGGGCTGTTCGTCTGCAACAGGTTCTCGTCAACATCATCACCAACGCCGCCGACGTGGTGGAGGGGCAGGAGCACAGGGTGATCGAGCTCTCCGCGCATCATCAGGCGGGCAAGGTCGTGATACTTGTCCGGGACCAGGGGACGGGAGTTGCGGCAGCGATACGGGAGCGAATATTCGATCCCTTCTTCACCACCAAAGGTGTCGGCAAGGGGCTCGGGCTTGGGCTCTCGATCTCCTACAACATCATCAAGGATTTCGGTGGCAGCCTGACCGTGTCGGATCATCCCGACGGCGGCGCGGTCTTCCGCGTCGAGCTCCATGCCGCTTCCGAAGCCCTGAAGGCGGCGGAATGA
- a CDS encoding DUF4126 family protein, which translates to MIYLLALLMGVIAGLRAMTAPAAVSWGAYFGFIGLTGTWMAFLGSIWAALILTMLAVAELVTDQLPATPSRTVPVQFATRVIMGAVAGAAIGAGFGQWTSGLAAGAIGAVAGTFGGAAFRSVMAKAFRRDAPAAFIEDAIAIVGAWLIINALTVFAVS; encoded by the coding sequence ATGATTTATCTGCTTGCATTATTGATGGGCGTGATCGCCGGATTGCGCGCCATGACCGCGCCTGCGGCGGTAAGCTGGGGAGCCTATTTCGGTTTCATAGGATTGACGGGCACCTGGATGGCCTTCCTGGGCTCGATCTGGGCTGCCCTGATCCTGACGATGCTGGCCGTCGCCGAACTGGTGACAGATCAGCTTCCCGCCACGCCCAGCCGAACCGTTCCAGTTCAGTTCGCAACCAGGGTGATCATGGGAGCCGTCGCCGGCGCGGCGATCGGCGCAGGTTTTGGGCAATGGACGAGCGGCCTTGCAGCCGGAGCTATAGGTGCTGTGGCGGGAACATTTGGTGGCGCGGCTTTCCGGTCCGTAATGGCCAAGGCGTTCCGGCGCGATGCACCCGCGGCATTCATCGAGGACGCGATTGCGATCGTCGGCGCTTGGTTGATCATCAACGCACTCACCGTGTTTGCCGTCTCATGA
- a CDS encoding FAD-containing oxidoreductase, giving the protein MKDFDAIIVGTGQAGPPLAGRLTAAGMSVAIIERKHVGGTCVNTGCMPTKALVASAYAAHLTRRASDYGIELEGVPTVDMPKVMARSHQVTLNARRNNRDWLQSMEKCSLIEGHARFESRHVIRVGEELLRAPRIFLNVGGRAAIPDFPGVDQVPYLTNSSIVLLERVPRHLVIVGGSYIGLEFAQMYRRFGAEVTVIEKGERLIGREDHEVSDAIREILEAEGIQVRIGAECIRLEPHPDGVAVGVDCSEGAPTIIGSDVLMATGRRPNTDDLGLDTAGVEVDDHGYIKVGDDLATTAEGIWALGDCNGKGAFTHTAYNDFEIVAANLLDGEDRRVSDRILGYALYIDPPLGRVGMTEAQALKAGKKVLVGRRPMSRVGRAIEKGETQGFMKIVADADTRQILGAAILGTGGDEAIHGVLDVMNAGATVDSLRWAVPIHPTVSELWPTVISQMSPP; this is encoded by the coding sequence ATGAAGGATTTCGATGCCATCATTGTCGGCACCGGACAGGCGGGCCCGCCGCTCGCCGGTCGATTGACGGCGGCGGGAATGTCCGTTGCGATCATCGAACGCAAGCATGTGGGTGGCACCTGCGTGAACACCGGCTGCATGCCGACCAAGGCGCTCGTTGCCAGCGCCTATGCTGCCCACCTGACGCGCCGCGCGTCCGACTACGGCATTGAACTGGAAGGTGTGCCGACGGTGGACATGCCGAAGGTCATGGCGCGCTCTCACCAGGTGACGCTGAACGCGCGAAGGAACAATCGCGATTGGCTGCAGTCGATGGAGAAATGCAGCCTGATCGAAGGCCATGCACGCTTCGAGTCCCGCCATGTCATACGGGTGGGCGAGGAGCTTCTGCGGGCTCCGCGGATATTTCTGAACGTCGGCGGCCGGGCCGCCATTCCCGATTTCCCCGGTGTCGATCAGGTGCCCTATCTGACCAACAGCAGCATTGTCCTGCTGGAGCGGGTGCCCCGCCACCTCGTCATTGTCGGCGGCAGCTATATTGGCCTGGAGTTTGCGCAGATGTACCGCCGGTTCGGCGCTGAGGTTACTGTGATCGAGAAAGGCGAGCGTCTCATCGGCCGGGAGGATCACGAAGTCTCCGACGCCATACGCGAGATCCTGGAGGCGGAGGGCATCCAAGTACGGATCGGGGCCGAATGCATTCGCCTGGAGCCTCATCCGGATGGCGTTGCCGTCGGCGTGGATTGCAGTGAAGGCGCACCGACCATCATCGGATCGGACGTGCTTATGGCGACGGGCCGGCGACCCAACACCGATGACCTCGGCCTCGACACGGCAGGGGTGGAAGTCGACGACCACGGCTATATCAAGGTTGGCGACGACCTCGCAACGACGGCCGAAGGCATCTGGGCTCTGGGCGACTGCAACGGCAAAGGCGCCTTCACCCACACCGCCTACAACGACTTCGAAATCGTCGCCGCCAATCTCCTCGATGGGGAGGACCGACGCGTCTCCGACCGTATTCTGGGTTATGCACTTTATATCGACCCGCCCCTGGGGCGCGTGGGGATGACCGAAGCTCAAGCATTGAAGGCGGGAAAGAAGGTCCTGGTTGGCAGGCGTCCTATGAGCCGCGTGGGGCGAGCGATCGAGAAGGGAGAGACGCAGGGCTTCATGAAGATCGTCGCTGACGCCGACACCAGACAAATCCTTGGAGCCGCCATCCTCGGAACCGGCGGGGACGAGGCAATCCACGGCGTCCTGGACGTCATGAACGCAGGAGCGACCGTCGATTCGCTTCGCTGGGCCGTACCAATCCATCCGACGGTATCCGAGCTCTGGCCGACGGTGATTTCGCAGATGTCACCGCCTTAA
- the asnB gene encoding asparagine synthase (glutamine-hydrolyzing): MCGFAGFLGETTHPGGKERLLNGMAEAIAHRGPDGRGTFTADGVGLAHVRLSIVGLSDGRQPMSNCTGDIAIAFNGEIFNYVELRDELVAKGHRFHTQTDTEVLLQLYESIGEQCLQHLNGDFAFAIWDGRRRRLLLARDRMGVRPLFYTRSGDTLYFASEIKALLEVPGVEAELDPFALDQIFTMWAPIAPRTTFKGILELEPGHVLMAQGGQVTDRAYWTMQFPDARDIDPGRIADRQEELQALLTDSVRLRMRADVPVGAYLSGGLDSSLITALAAPMAPSGLNTFSVTFDSTEHDESSFQRLVAESLNTHHRSVRCAGSEIASWFPDVVHHAERPVLRTAPAPLYRLSGLVRDEGMKVVLTGEGADEVFAGYDIFREARVRRFCGRQPHSRIRPHLFRKLYPYLPGLKQQSPQYLAAYFGAGTDRPDDLLFSHRPRFRSTTAAKIFYSDEFKATLGSYDAAEDLTSRLPRDFGRWHPLHQAQFLEARFLLPGYILSSQGDRMAMAHGVEGRFPFLDHRVVEFAGRLSPEAKLKGLEEKHILRCVAKGLVPDTVIHRPKQPYRAPDSSSFVDGQAQAYVGECLSEQAIAGTGLFNPRAVSRLHDKSRSRPLTGFRDNAAFVGILSTQLWHRQYVQNNRHGVASARVAAPVAG, translated from the coding sequence ATGTGCGGATTTGCAGGATTTCTGGGTGAAACAACTCATCCCGGCGGAAAAGAACGCCTCCTGAACGGAATGGCGGAGGCGATTGCCCATCGCGGGCCTGACGGACGCGGGACCTTCACCGCAGACGGCGTGGGTCTTGCCCATGTGCGCCTTTCGATCGTCGGCCTTTCCGACGGAAGGCAGCCGATGAGCAACTGCACCGGGGACATCGCCATTGCCTTCAACGGCGAGATCTTCAACTATGTCGAACTGCGGGACGAGTTGGTAGCGAAGGGTCACCGTTTCCACACCCAAACCGATACCGAAGTTCTGCTGCAGCTCTACGAATCCATCGGCGAGCAATGCCTCCAGCACCTGAACGGCGATTTCGCTTTCGCCATCTGGGACGGGCGACGTCGGCGTCTCCTTCTGGCCCGTGACAGGATGGGAGTCCGTCCCCTTTTCTACACTCGGTCCGGTGACACCCTCTACTTTGCCTCGGAGATCAAGGCGCTGCTGGAGGTCCCGGGCGTGGAGGCGGAACTCGATCCTTTCGCGCTGGACCAGATCTTCACGATGTGGGCGCCGATTGCGCCGCGCACCACCTTCAAGGGGATCCTTGAGCTAGAACCCGGCCACGTCCTGATGGCGCAAGGCGGCCAGGTCACGGACAGGGCCTACTGGACGATGCAATTTCCGGACGCGCGGGATATCGATCCCGGTCGGATAGCTGATCGGCAGGAGGAACTGCAGGCACTCCTGACAGACTCGGTGCGACTGCGCATGCGCGCCGACGTGCCGGTGGGAGCCTATCTTTCCGGAGGCCTGGATTCCTCCCTCATAACTGCGCTCGCGGCTCCGATGGCTCCGAGCGGCCTCAACACATTCTCCGTAACCTTCGACAGCACCGAGCATGACGAGAGCAGCTTCCAGCGGCTTGTTGCCGAAAGCCTGAACACGCACCATCGGTCCGTCCGTTGCGCTGGCTCAGAAATCGCCTCGTGGTTTCCAGATGTGGTGCACCATGCGGAACGCCCGGTCCTAAGGACTGCCCCCGCGCCTCTCTACCGCCTCTCCGGCCTGGTACGCGATGAGGGGATGAAGGTGGTGCTGACCGGCGAGGGTGCCGACGAAGTGTTTGCCGGCTACGATATCTTTCGCGAGGCACGCGTCCGGCGCTTCTGCGGCCGCCAACCGCACTCCCGCATCCGGCCGCATCTGTTCCGCAAGCTCTACCCCTATCTGCCGGGGTTGAAGCAGCAATCACCCCAGTATCTGGCGGCCTACTTCGGCGCTGGCACCGACCGGCCCGACGACTTGCTTTTCTCACACCGGCCGCGCTTCCGCAGCACCACCGCCGCAAAGATCTTCTATTCGGATGAATTCAAGGCGACCCTTGGCAGTTACGATGCTGCCGAAGACTTGACGTCGCGCCTCCCGCGAGACTTTGGCCGCTGGCATCCGCTCCACCAGGCCCAATTCCTCGAAGCGCGTTTTCTCCTGCCGGGCTACATCCTCTCCAGCCAGGGCGACCGGATGGCGATGGCGCACGGGGTGGAGGGCCGCTTCCCGTTCCTCGATCATCGCGTGGTGGAATTCGCTGGCCGGCTTTCGCCTGAGGCAAAGCTGAAGGGGCTAGAGGAAAAGCACATCCTGCGCTGCGTGGCGAAAGGCCTTGTCCCTGATACGGTTATCCACCGGCCAAAGCAGCCCTACCGGGCGCCGGACAGCAGCTCCTTCGTCGACGGGCAGGCTCAGGCCTATGTCGGAGAGTGCCTGAGCGAGCAGGCGATCGCGGGCACCGGACTTTTCAATCCCCGCGCCGTCTCGCGCCTTCACGACAAATCCCGTTCTCGCCCGCTGACCGGCTTCCGCGACAACGCCGCCTTCGTCGGCATCCTCTCCACACAATTGTGGCATCGGCAGTACGTGCAAAACAACCGTCATGGCGTCGCCTCCGCCCGCGTCGCGGCGCCTGTTGCAGGGTGA
- a CDS encoding lipopolysaccharide biosynthesis protein, protein MGEHASRIRNLRALLPHAAAYAASGGSLIVSSAAQLLTFAILARFLGVDEFSLFVAITALSNVAVHLCGLGATECLVRRVARDQAIYPMLLGHNLILIAATGLLLLAIGAAALPFFFQVAESRLANVLLITTMLATNIVLVRAILFTEQVFIAFSNFGAANKAVMGFALIRTAAAALACIVFGVSTLQGWIIWQFAAHALFLAACVAALRPLGPPRFRIVREELRLGLYFSIPFILKAARQNADLVVLSLVTSAEIMSSYSVARRIIESSYLSVDALNRILYPGTARASAAGLHHASARVGRIFLVALAISVAAAVAVFLLAPVLPYLFGHEYTSLVQFVRYLCWVLIPVSCWAIALEALGAAGHQGSRGAVLGGGSLLGAALAAWATWYAPPAGTIVSYYVIEIAMTIAAWLVYFRVLARSRNGDVSIRSGVPAE, encoded by the coding sequence ATGGGTGAGCACGCGTCGCGGATCCGCAACCTTCGCGCCCTCCTGCCGCACGCGGCAGCCTATGCCGCATCCGGCGGCAGCCTGATCGTCAGCTCGGCCGCGCAGCTCCTCACCTTCGCCATCCTTGCCCGCTTCCTCGGCGTCGATGAGTTCAGCCTCTTCGTTGCCATAACGGCTCTTTCCAACGTCGCCGTGCATCTCTGCGGACTAGGGGCGACGGAATGCCTCGTGCGCAGGGTCGCGCGGGACCAGGCAATCTACCCGATGCTCCTGGGTCACAATCTCATCCTGATCGCGGCAACCGGGCTTCTTCTGCTTGCGATCGGCGCCGCCGCCCTGCCATTCTTCTTCCAGGTCGCCGAGAGCCGGCTGGCAAACGTCCTGCTGATTACGACGATGCTGGCGACGAATATCGTCCTTGTCCGGGCCATCCTTTTCACCGAACAGGTCTTCATCGCCTTCTCCAACTTCGGGGCTGCAAACAAGGCTGTCATGGGCTTTGCGTTGATACGCACTGCCGCAGCGGCGCTCGCGTGTATCGTCTTCGGGGTGTCCACCCTGCAGGGCTGGATCATCTGGCAGTTTGCGGCACACGCTCTGTTTCTGGCTGCATGTGTCGCCGCTCTGCGCCCTCTCGGCCCACCTCGGTTCCGCATAGTCCGGGAAGAGCTCAGGCTCGGGCTCTATTTCAGCATCCCGTTCATTCTGAAGGCAGCCAGGCAGAACGCCGATCTCGTCGTGCTGAGCCTCGTGACCAGCGCCGAGATCATGTCCAGCTACAGCGTTGCCCGACGGATCATCGAGAGCAGCTACCTCTCGGTGGATGCCCTCAACCGCATCCTCTATCCGGGAACTGCCCGGGCAAGCGCCGCCGGCTTGCACCATGCCTCGGCGCGGGTGGGACGGATCTTCCTCGTGGCGCTTGCGATCAGTGTCGCAGCGGCAGTGGCGGTGTTCCTGCTGGCGCCGGTGCTGCCCTACCTGTTCGGCCACGAGTACACCTCGCTCGTGCAGTTCGTCCGCTACCTCTGCTGGGTGCTGATCCCGGTCTCCTGCTGGGCGATCGCGCTCGAGGCGCTGGGCGCGGCCGGACACCAGGGGTCCCGTGGCGCGGTTCTTGGCGGCGGCAGCCTGCTCGGGGCCGCACTCGCCGCCTGGGCGACCTGGTATGCCCCGCCGGCTGGTACGATCGTCTCCTACTATGTGATCGAGATCGCCATGACGATCGCGGCCTGGCTGGTCTATTTCCGCGTCCTCGCCAGATCCCGTAATGGTGACGTCTCCATTCGGTCCGGTGTGCCGGCCGAATGA
- a CDS encoding GumC family protein — MYRPKEPETRRPDAGQASPGRSPASLLDLIGHPQTEEGAETYRRLAVPENRGNAPEIDNATEEQAPDSHRTWIQNRLNAQLGSLRELGPADIILWLQQRLLLVIVATILGICAAVAYGLTATPRYTVYTDLIIDPQNLNVVSDDVFASNPQREAQLLEVESRLRVLTSRNVLRQVIFDLNLTEDPEFVKPGLLEPLFRFFSPATSLQDRELGVLRQLSERVDARREERSFVVVLSVWSEEPDKAVRLSESIVRAFESELFESAATSAGRIAAGLNERLDELRAAVTAAEEKVEAFRRENDLQATAGELANSRISSLVDTQVVEAQQRLIQADARYAQMQAAVANGQAATAAVFESPAMTTLRGSYNVLRQQIGSMERTYGSRHPRLIALRSEEAALENAITDEARRILQSARTDTEQAKAALEELRTTAEDGRTTVYGNNDAQVRLRELEREARAKATVYETFLARTTQITERQQIDTTNVRVISPAVPPQSKSWPPRTIIMAAGGAAAGAAFGIILALGLGLWGHLWRARSGLGRRFA; from the coding sequence ATGTATCGGCCGAAGGAGCCTGAAACCCGACGACCGGACGCAGGTCAGGCGTCGCCCGGCCGCTCTCCCGCATCGCTCCTTGACCTCATCGGCCACCCACAGACAGAAGAAGGTGCCGAAACATATCGCCGGCTCGCAGTTCCGGAGAACCGAGGCAATGCCCCGGAGATTGACAACGCGACGGAAGAACAGGCTCCGGACAGCCATCGCACATGGATTCAGAACCGGCTCAATGCGCAGTTAGGCAGCCTGCGCGAACTCGGCCCGGCGGACATTATCCTGTGGCTGCAGCAACGACTGCTTCTGGTCATCGTCGCTACGATATTGGGAATATGTGCAGCCGTGGCCTACGGACTGACTGCCACGCCCCGCTACACCGTCTACACCGACCTGATCATCGACCCGCAGAACCTGAACGTCGTCTCGGATGATGTCTTCGCGTCGAACCCGCAGCGCGAGGCGCAGTTGCTGGAGGTGGAGAGCCGCCTCAGGGTGCTGACGTCGCGAAACGTCCTTCGACAGGTCATCTTCGACCTCAATCTGACGGAGGATCCGGAATTTGTGAAGCCGGGCCTTCTCGAGCCTCTTTTCCGGTTCTTCTCTCCGGCCACTTCCCTGCAGGACAGGGAACTGGGTGTCCTGCGCCAACTGAGTGAACGGGTAGACGCGCGCCGCGAAGAGCGGTCCTTCGTGGTCGTCCTTTCCGTCTGGAGCGAAGAGCCTGACAAGGCCGTCCGGCTGTCGGAATCCATCGTGCGCGCCTTCGAGTCGGAGCTGTTCGAATCGGCAGCCACGAGTGCCGGACGCATTGCGGCGGGCCTGAATGAGCGACTGGACGAACTCCGGGCGGCTGTCACGGCTGCCGAGGAGAAAGTGGAAGCATTCCGGCGGGAAAACGACCTGCAGGCGACCGCCGGTGAGTTGGCGAACAGCCGTATCTCCTCATTGGTCGATACGCAGGTCGTTGAAGCCCAGCAGAGACTGATCCAGGCCGACGCCCGTTACGCGCAGATGCAGGCCGCGGTTGCCAACGGCCAGGCGGCCACGGCGGCGGTCTTCGAGTCCCCGGCAATGACGACGCTTCGCGGTAGCTACAACGTGCTGCGCCAGCAGATTGGCTCCATGGAGCGGACCTACGGCAGCCGGCATCCACGCCTGATCGCCCTGCGCTCCGAAGAGGCGGCACTCGAAAACGCCATCACCGACGAAGCCCGACGCATTCTGCAGTCCGCAAGGACCGACACGGAACAGGCAAAGGCGGCCCTGGAGGAACTGCGAACCACTGCCGAGGATGGGCGGACGACCGTCTATGGCAACAATGATGCGCAGGTGCGGCTTCGCGAGCTGGAGCGGGAGGCGCGGGCCAAGGCAACGGTCTACGAGACATTTCTCGCTCGCACCACCCAGATCACCGAGCGCCAACAGATCGACACCACCAATGTCAGGGTGATCTCCCCCGCCGTACCGCCGCAATCAAAGAGCTGGCCGCCCCGGACAATCATAATGGCTGCGGGAGGAGCAGCGGCTGGTGCCGCTTTTGGAATCATCCTTGCACTCGGACTTGGCCTGTGGGGACATCTGTGGAGAGCACGCTCCGGCCTAGGCCGGCGCTTTGCCTGA